A region from the Biomphalaria glabrata chromosome 14, xgBioGlab47.1, whole genome shotgun sequence genome encodes:
- the LOC106057694 gene encoding ankyrin-3-like has product MTTLVKDAVTGAALCATSSIAKSAGSCIVSTAANSSAINGLHGLAFILFLGCKDNHFKKYFEKHGETLLMQAARNGHPKTVKLLIEKGDLLKAVNERGENALFLAVSENQTEVVETLLDLGLDVNEKNKIQESSLLKAASVGSVDILRILLARSAKIDDVDENSNTGLMLACAQCHKDPVEFLLTNGADSNLKNINNETALMFASFHDCPEILSMLISKCRTLDDQNIDGNTALIISASLGHLDNVRELCSSKANIDICNTLGLNAIMCSAQRGHHEVVDYLLLSNAKPNQQDLNGQTALSLAVPSSSLSTVENLIKYGANINSADKEGVTPLMIASMKGSNDKTRLLITKGAFVDAKDIHGKTALLMAAENGKKAIVDLLCKCGANLNEVDEQGYNSLMLAARNGHRELIEYLVSKKGFNIDSRCNDGKTALLISILHGQLDVAELLSHFNADITVQNKEGINALMLAASCGHIKLVKFLLNKKPNIDAINNDGQTALMLTQFHKQKDVMILLIKNSANINIKDKWGDTALHIASSQGFSLGVHHLFKAGATNLEVCNNNGETPLMKAAISSNKETVDMLLKHGAKLVATDTNGWSALMKVAQKDDFQMAIYLIKKGASVNARSQTGETALHIAAKHGCSRFIHLLVESGADINAKDDLGETGLIKAVIHKHYDTAIALLHNEPNIMLTELETAIIKARKSGQKALEEDLLKYSRKFSEAETNDSQNSDTQAIPADDLQMSCLIQETINGKLNEVKDLMSQKADVDSKDIYGNTPLMLALEYKHINLAFYFLQCKANVKLKNVKGETALMIACKNGIVCIIYYLVAAGAELNDQFKEGDTCLMRAISLENKDMVGALINNGADINGRDKKERTALMMACSIKHFKMIELLIWNRADVDCLNKDGETALDIVERTFYAESFREVLRIINKFKTCSGVEGVPRTRSQLLRESKKCTIL; this is encoded by the coding sequence ATGACGACTCTCGTTAAAGATGCAGTGACTGGTGCCGCTTTATGCGCTACATCTAGTATTGCAAAATCAGCAGGTTCTTGCATTGTAAGTACAGCAGCCAATTCGTCAGCTATAAATGGCCTCCATGGATTAGCATTCATATTGTTTTTAGGTTGCAAAGACAACcactttaaaaagtattttgaaaaacATGGCGAAACACTTCTCATGCAAGCTGCTAGAAATGGGCACCCCAAAACAGTGAAACTCTTAATAGAAAAGGGTGATCTTTTAAAAGCTGTAAACGAGCGAGGTGAGAATGCGCTTTTTCTTgctgtctccgaaaatcaaacCGAAGTTGTAGAAACTTTGTTAGATCTCGGTTTAgatgtaaatgaaaaaaataaaatacaggaaAGTTCACTGTTGAAAGCCGCCTCAGTTGGGTCCGTCGACATCTTGCGAATTCTGTTGGCTAGATCTGCTAAGATAGACGATGTAGATGAGAATTCTAACACTGGTTTGATGCTGGCCTGTGCACAATGCCACAAGGATCCTGTTGAGTTTCTCTTGACTAACGGTGCTGACTCCAATCTTAAGAACATAAACAATGAGACGGCTCTGATGTTCGCGTCATTCCACGATTGCCCTGAGATACTTTCAATGTTGATCAGTAAATGTAGAACACTCGATGACCAAAATATTGATGGCAACACTGCATTGATAATTTCCGCCTCACTTGGTCACCTGGACAACGTCAGAGAACTATGTTCAAGTAAAGCAAACATTGACATTTGTAACACGTTAGGCCTTAACGCTATCATGTGTAGTGCCCAAAGGGGACACCATGAAGTTGTCGACTATTTACTACTCTCTAATGCAAAACCAAATCAGCAAGATCTAAATGGGCAGACTGCTTTGAGTTTAGCAGTCCCTTCCTCATCTCTATCTACAGTAGAAAATTTGATCAAGTATGGGGCTAATATCAACTCAGCGGACAAAGAAGGTGTTACCCCATTAATGATTGCATCCATGAAAGGAAGCAATGATAAAACTAGGTTATTGATCACAAAGGGAGCCTTCGTTGATGCCAAAGATATACATGGGAAAACAGCCTTACTGATGGCAGCTGAGAACGGCAAAAAGGCTATAGTTGACTTATTATGCAAATGTGGGGCAAATCTTAACGAAGTGGATGAACAAGGGTACAATTCTTTGATGCTAGCAGCTAGGAATGGACATCGTGAACTCATTGAATATTTGGTGTCAAAAAAAGGATTCAATATCGACAGCAGGTGCAACGATGGCAAGACGGCTTTACTCATCAGTATTCTGCACGGCCAGTTGGATGTAGCTGAATTATTATCGCATTTTAATGCAGACATTACTGTTCAAAATAAAGAAGGCATCAACGCTTTGATGCTAGCAGCTTCTTGTGGCCATATCAAATTAGTAAAATTTCTCTTAAATAAAAAGCCAAATATCGATGCCATTAACAACGATGGACAAACGGCCCTCATGTTGACCCAGTTTCACAAACAAAAGGATGTGATGATTCTGCTGATAAAGAATAGTGCTAATATAAACATCAAAGACAAATGGGGAGACACTGCGCTCCACATCGCTTCGTCACAGGGATTTTCTTTGGGAGTTCATCATTTATTCAAAGCTGGTGCAACTAATCTTGAGGTGTGTAACAACAATGGTGAGACTCCCCTAATGAAAGCTGCCATAAGTAGCAATAAAGAGACTGTAGACATGTTACTAAAACATGGTGCAAAACTAGTAGCTACGGACACAAATGGGTGGTCTGCATTGATGAAAGTGGCTCAAAAAGATGATTTTCAGATggctatatatttaattaaaaaaggagCAAGTGTTAATGCACGTAGCCAGACTGGAGAGACTGCTTTACATATAGCTGCAAAACATGGTTGCAGTCGATTTATACATCTTCTAGTGGAAAGCGGTGCGGACATCAACGCCAAAGACGATCTTGGAGAGACGGGCCTCATCAAGGCTGTAATACATAAGCATTATGACACAGCCATAGCGTTGTTGCATAATGAACCCAACATCATGCTAACAGAATTGGAAACGGCTATAATAAAAGCAAGAAAATCTGGTCAAAAAGCTTTGGAAGAAGATTTACTTAAGTATAGTAGAAAATTTTCTGAAGCCGAAACAAATGATTCTCAAAATAGTGACACACAAGCGATCCCTGCAGATGATCTACAAATGTCATGTTTGATTCAAGAGACTATAAATGGAAAATTAAATGAAGTAAAAGATCTCATGAGTCAAAAGGCAGACGTGGATAGTAAGGATATCTATGGTAATACCCCATTAATGTTGGCGCTAGAGTATAAGCATATTAATCTGGCGTTTTATTTCTTGCAGTGCAAGGCTAATGTAAAGCTAAAAAATGTCAAAGGGGAAACAGCCCTCATGATCGCTTGCAAAAACGGAATCGTTTGCATCATTTACTATTTAGTAGCAGCTGGAGCTGAGTTGAATGATCAGTTCAAGGAAGGCGACACTTGCCTAATGAGAGCGATAAGTCTGGAAAATAAGGATATGGTCGGAGCATTGATCAACAATGGTGCCGACATCAATGGCAgagataagaaagaaagaactgCCCTAATGATGGCGTGTTCCATAAAGCATTTTAAGATGATCGAACTGTTAATATGGAATAGGGCAGATGTGGACTGCTTGAATAAGGACGGTGAGACGGCACTGGACATTGTAGAGCGAACATTTTACGCCGAATCGTTTCGCGAAGTACTAAGAATCATTAATAAGTTTAAAACTTGTTCGGGGGTAGAGGGTGTGCCTAGAACAAGGTCTCAATTATTAAGAGAATCAAAAAAATGTACTATTTTATAA
- the LOC106057693 gene encoding beta-1,3-galactosyltransferase 1-like isoform X2: MSQNCWKRVTPLIVLLAVLMVIINFIVYRFVSVIIVANSKSTSVVVVADFEQKSHSKLKPPMNLSGTNETKLKTIRGLTTSMTDQSIAPTQESVKVQKDDPIQSHSFLYKIVPKIDCSSSKLVICAVGSRANNKTRQTIRQTWGSYANVSSNNSTLIFFLGSEHPSTNGSQSVQHFINKEAELYGDILQEDYVDHYNNLSLKSVSILKWVSLKCPESQFLLKVDDDMYINVPVLIKSLDDISKSKGKDYPFVVGHVFQGARPIRSTSSKWYTPVTVFNETVYPKYTSGTSYAMTTSAAKLLYKASLEVPVFWLEDVYVTGLCARKANVEVIHNNLFYFDKREASGCSFQNQISGHRYTATEIERIHKELYHNTTKCN, encoded by the coding sequence ATGTCTCAGAATTGCTGGAAAAGAGTGACGCCTCTCATAGTCCTATTGGCAGTACTAATGGTGATCATCAACTTCATAGTATACAGGTTTGTAAGTGTTATCATAGTTGCCAACTCGAAATCCACAAGTGTGGTAGTAGTCGCTGACTTTGAGCAGAAGTCTCATTCAAAGTTGAAACCTCCAATGAATTTAAGTGGAACcaatgaaacaaaactaaaaacaattcGTGGATTAACTACGTCTATGACAGACCAATCAATAGCTCCAACCCAGGAATCCGTCAAAGTTCAGAAAGACGACCCTATTCAAAGTCAcagttttctatataaaatagtTCCAAAAATTGATTGCTCTAGCTCTAAGCTGGTCATCTGCGCCGTGGGCAGTAGAGCCAATAACAAGACAAGGCAGACTATCAGACAGACCTGGGGAAGCTATGCTAATGTCAGCAGCAACAACTCAACGTTGATTTTCTTTCTTGGTTCTGAACATCCATCAACCAACGGTTCTCAATCTGTGcaacattttattaataaagaagCAGAGCTTTATGGAGACATACTTCAAGAAGATTATGTTGATCATTATAACAACTTAAGTCTTAAATCTGTTTCAATTCTCAAATGGGTCAGTTTAAAATGTCCAGAAAGTCAATTTCTTCTTAAAGTTGACGATGATATGTACATCAATGTCCCAGTGCTGATAAAGTCCTTGGATGACATTTCCAAGTCTAAAGGGAAGGATTATCCATTTGTCGTTGGTCACGTGTTTCAGGGTGCTCGTCCAATCAGAAGCACCAGCTCAAAATGGTACACGCCGGTAACAGTTTTTAACGAGACTGTCTATCCCAAATACACTTCCGGAACGTCATACGCCATGACCACTTCTGCTGCCAAACTTCTGTATAAGGCATCTCTAGAAGTTCCTGTCTTTTGGTTGGAGGATGTCTACGTCACTGGTCTCTGTGCTAGAAAAGCCAATGTCGAGGTCATTCACAATAATTTATTCTACTTTGATAAACGAGAAGCATCAGGGTGTTCATTTCAGAACCAAATCTCAGGTCACAGGTACACAGCCACGGAGATAGAGCGTATTCATAAAGAACTTTACCACAACACAACCAAATGTAACTAG
- the LOC106057693 gene encoding beta-1,3-galactosyltransferase 1-like isoform X1 — protein MLKREMSQNCWKRVTPLIVLLAVLMVIINFIVYRFVSVIIVANSKSTSVVVVADFEQKSHSKLKPPMNLSGTNETKLKTIRGLTTSMTDQSIAPTQESVKVQKDDPIQSHSFLYKIVPKIDCSSSKLVICAVGSRANNKTRQTIRQTWGSYANVSSNNSTLIFFLGSEHPSTNGSQSVQHFINKEAELYGDILQEDYVDHYNNLSLKSVSILKWVSLKCPESQFLLKVDDDMYINVPVLIKSLDDISKSKGKDYPFVVGHVFQGARPIRSTSSKWYTPVTVFNETVYPKYTSGTSYAMTTSAAKLLYKASLEVPVFWLEDVYVTGLCARKANVEVIHNNLFYFDKREASGCSFQNQISGHRYTATEIERIHKELYHNTTKCN, from the coding sequence AGAAATGTCTCAGAATTGCTGGAAAAGAGTGACGCCTCTCATAGTCCTATTGGCAGTACTAATGGTGATCATCAACTTCATAGTATACAGGTTTGTAAGTGTTATCATAGTTGCCAACTCGAAATCCACAAGTGTGGTAGTAGTCGCTGACTTTGAGCAGAAGTCTCATTCAAAGTTGAAACCTCCAATGAATTTAAGTGGAACcaatgaaacaaaactaaaaacaattcGTGGATTAACTACGTCTATGACAGACCAATCAATAGCTCCAACCCAGGAATCCGTCAAAGTTCAGAAAGACGACCCTATTCAAAGTCAcagttttctatataaaatagtTCCAAAAATTGATTGCTCTAGCTCTAAGCTGGTCATCTGCGCCGTGGGCAGTAGAGCCAATAACAAGACAAGGCAGACTATCAGACAGACCTGGGGAAGCTATGCTAATGTCAGCAGCAACAACTCAACGTTGATTTTCTTTCTTGGTTCTGAACATCCATCAACCAACGGTTCTCAATCTGTGcaacattttattaataaagaagCAGAGCTTTATGGAGACATACTTCAAGAAGATTATGTTGATCATTATAACAACTTAAGTCTTAAATCTGTTTCAATTCTCAAATGGGTCAGTTTAAAATGTCCAGAAAGTCAATTTCTTCTTAAAGTTGACGATGATATGTACATCAATGTCCCAGTGCTGATAAAGTCCTTGGATGACATTTCCAAGTCTAAAGGGAAGGATTATCCATTTGTCGTTGGTCACGTGTTTCAGGGTGCTCGTCCAATCAGAAGCACCAGCTCAAAATGGTACACGCCGGTAACAGTTTTTAACGAGACTGTCTATCCCAAATACACTTCCGGAACGTCATACGCCATGACCACTTCTGCTGCCAAACTTCTGTATAAGGCATCTCTAGAAGTTCCTGTCTTTTGGTTGGAGGATGTCTACGTCACTGGTCTCTGTGCTAGAAAAGCCAATGTCGAGGTCATTCACAATAATTTATTCTACTTTGATAAACGAGAAGCATCAGGGTGTTCATTTCAGAACCAAATCTCAGGTCACAGGTACACAGCCACGGAGATAGAGCGTATTCATAAAGAACTTTACCACAACACAACCAAATGTAACTAG